agacaaaaaaaaaaaaaaaaaaaacaagacacAAAGGCTATAGTAACATATATGGGTGGCCATAGCACATGTGGATCACGGTATCAGTAGccataagaaaaacaaaaaaacaaatgataGAGACTCACCGCAGCTGCAATAGTGCAccatataattaaacaattataGGTGGCTATGCAGCAACAGTTATATAGTGCAAGCAAATTGGTAGTTGATATACGGTACctgtgtgtgcgtgtgtttgTATATCTCAGAACTATAATGGAGTGCTTGAATTTGTAGGTACAACCGTACAACGGCAGATGTCGGACTCTGTTAGTTTCGCCGAAATTCGTTTAGCACTAATGTCCTTGCGCGGGAGAATAACAACAAATAACCACTCCTGTTAGTTGTTGGAATTTGTACTATAATAATTCAACCATATCTAATTCAGATAAACAATGTCCACTAGCTAGGTATCTCCTCCTTTAATGGAGTGGAGCCTTGAAGTTTTGTGTAAGTTGGCACAATGGCAGTTGATGAAACTGTTCCCATGCAGTCTGCTACGTTCATTTGATACTATATAAATTGCTGTATCTAGTTCTatatatcttcatcatcatcgatTGCAGAGGTTCTTCATCTATATTCTTCAACATCGTCCCATAAGTGTAATGGATTTTCTTTCCACTGCTTTACCACCCATAGCAATAAGTTTAGCTGTTATACTCTTGGCCGTTATTTTTTGGCCGGAGAAGAACAAGAGGTACCCTCCTATTGCCGGAACTGTCTTCCACCAAGTCATCAATTTCCCAAGGCTGCATCATTACCACACTGAGCTTGCATGCAAGTACAAAACTTACAGGATTCTTGACTTGTTCAAACATGCTGTCTACACAGTAGATCCTGCAAATGTGCAATACATACTCAAAACAAATGTTGCAAACTATGGCAAGGTATATATATGTTATTGAACTGAATATGTTTCTGTACTAATATATGCTAATGTGATAGAAAGTCCAATTAATATATCTTAaaattttattaaataaataattgtgTCATATAGCTGTTTCATAATATTGAGATGTAggtaacattaaaaaaaaagtgactCATCTAGCATTATTCTTATTTGTAATGTAACTGCGAAAAGGAAAAACAACGATTCTTTGACGATGATGTCTTTGTTTTTTCCAGCCGTTCATATTGGCTTGTGTTCACCATTTCTTTGTAGGGATTGTACCTGCATAGCATTCTGTCAGATCTTATGGGAGATGGAATCTTCGCTGTGGATGGGGACAAATGGCTGCATCAAAGGAAGACAGCAGGCTCTCACTTCTCAACCAAAGTACTTAGAGACTTCAGTAGTGAAATCTTCAAAACTAATGGAGTAAAACTTGCCGGAATAATTTATGAAGCTGTAACCTGCGACGAATCAATGGATATCCAAGTGAGTTTGCAATGTCTCAAagatgacacacacacacacacatagtatTATGCGTTGTACATTTTGTTTGTCTTGTAGGTAGATTACTTACTTGATGTTCGTTTTGTTGGAAGGACTTGTTTATGAAATCAACCTTGGATTCAATCGTCAAGATTCTACTCGGCATCGAACTAGGCACCATGTCTGGAAcaaataatgaagaaaatatCCAGTTTTCCAATGCTTTTGATGATGCAAACCAAGCTACCCTTCATCGTATTTCTGATATCTTCTGGAAGATCAAGCGGTTCTTGAACATTGGTAGGGAAGCAGTGCTAAGAAAAAATATAGAAGTCGTGGATCATTTTATATACAAATTAATCAACAGAAAGATTGAAGCActccataattcagaaaatgaTGAGCTATATGTAAGTTATATTTACATTCCTTTCTGTTCTGGATTGTAGTGATATAATATTAATTGATCTAATGTTACTGACATAGTGAGGGTTAATGGCATGCAGTTAAAGAAAAGAGACTTTATCTCAAGGGTTTTGGAAACTAGAGAGACCGATCCAAAGTACTTGAGAGACATGATCCTAAATTTTATTGCAGCCGGCAAAGACACAACTGCTTCTGCTCTTTCATGGTTTTTTTATATGATGTGCaagcatttcgatatacaaGAAAAGATTGCACTGGAAGTTAGAGAAGCAACAGGTCTGAATAATACTTCAAGTATTGATGAACTTGCAGCCAACCTTACTGAAGAAGCTCTTAGCAAAATGCAATATCTTCATGCAGCTTTGACTGAGACACTCAGGCTCTATCCTACGGTTCCATTGGTAACTTAACATATATGTTATATAAATGTCATGAATTATATATTCAACAGCATAATTGCAAGGTTaagatttgaatttgttttgcaTTACTTCTTATTTAATGAATAAGTTTGATGTTATGGTTTTAGGATGCGAAAGTTTGTTTTTCCGATGATATCTGGCCAGATGGATTTAATGTCAAAAAAGGAGAAATGGTGGTATACCAATCTTATTCAATGGGTCGGATGGAGTTTTTATGGGGTGATGATGCAGAAGAGTTTCGGCCAGAGAGATGGCTTGACGAAAATGgcaattttaaggaagaaagcCCTTTCAAATTCATATCCTTTAATGTAACTATGAAGAAAAATaagtttttattaattttttggaTAAAATCACTTTATTATAGGAATTCTGATAATATTTTTTCTCTACACAGGCTGGTCCAAGAATTTGTCTAGGAAAAGAGTATGGTTACATGCAGATGAAGATCGTTTCTGCTGTTCTTTTAGGCAGCTACAAATTCAAGATGAGTGATGAGAAAAAACTGGTCAATTACAAAACGATGTTCACCCTCCATATCGATGGAGGTCTCCATGTTAATGCCTCTCCGAGAGTTTGACCGTGCAAGAAAGTtagattatatatatgttttgtttcAAACATCTTTCACTTGCCTATCAATGTCAATTATTGTAGTAGGAAGCGTTATTGGTTGTTCCAATTGAAAATAACAGAGGCCAGTCCTCTTCCTTAAGCAAAtagttttgtttcttgtttctttgaTAGATCAACAACTTGTAGTTAATGAGCATCAGTGATTAGTAAACACTACAACAAATATGGGCTAAAGATGCCATTAGTCCCCACAATTAGATTAATGGTGacaacactaaaaaaaaaactcaccaaTCCTGTTTTTTTAAGTTTCGAGACTCGCCAATACTCTCAAACGTGCTCTAGCAAATTTAAAGGAAACATAGAAAAGGAAGATTTCAAAGTCACCGAACACAATTTTATTTAGTAAATCTACTTATCTTCCAAAACAAGGGCAAAGCCCTGTCCTGTCCTCAGAAATAAAAATGAAAGTCGACCTgaactctctctccccttctccCTTCTCTTTTACCGGCACTATGGTCTCCGACCCATCTGCCGTAGGAACCAACGATCGACAAACTATACGCGCGCGTTACTCGATCAGCTATGATCTGATCAACAGTTCTGGATGTCGTCGTCGATTGGTAAGTCAATTTGCAATTAGATCTAGTTCTTTTTGCCTTTGCATGTTCGTTCTCTCTCAACTTGCCCTGGGTAAGTTTGTTGTGGTGGCTCTCTATTCAGTCAGCTTGGTTCATGCTCATCTATCAATCTACTTAGATTTAAATTGGAATTGTTCTAGGttggttttattattattttttttttctcaaacttATTGGTGTCTAATTACATTTCAGATCTTAAACTCCTTTACTTTCTGCAATAGATTATTGATCAGGATCGAAGAATAGGTTCATCACTATTAATTCTTCACTCTCTCTTAAAAAGTAGGTGTTCATGTTGGGTTTTCCAAGAACATGAGAATTGTTACTGGGTCGTGAATAGGCAATTTGAGTTACAACAAGTTCAATTGTGATGGCTTGTGTTGTTTGAGTATTGAAATTTGTGTACTGATTGATATATACTATATATGTTATTTATACAAAAGTTAATCAGGGTCTTTTGTCATGTACTCATGTTGTTTCCTTGGTAGCATTAGTTTTGCAGTTAGATACATGTTGAGTCTAGTCGAATGTATGTAACACGTTTTTTAGGCTTAAAAATGAATGGGGAATTATATGCATCGTCATTTTGTACCTGTTAT
This portion of the Rosa chinensis cultivar Old Blush chromosome 1, RchiOBHm-V2, whole genome shotgun sequence genome encodes:
- the LOC112178986 gene encoding cytochrome P450 704C1, translating into MDFLSTALPPIAISLAVILLAVIFWPEKNKRYPPIAGTVFHQVINFPRLHHYHTELACKYKTYRILDLFKHAVYTVDPANVQYILKTNVANYGKGLYLHSILSDLMGDGIFAVDGDKWLHQRKTAGSHFSTKVLRDFSSEIFKTNGVKLAGIIYEAVTCDESMDIQDLFMKSTLDSIVKILLGIELGTMSGTNNEENIQFSNAFDDANQATLHRISDIFWKIKRFLNIGREAVLRKNIEVVDHFIYKLINRKIEALHNSENDELYLKKRDFISRVLETRETDPKYLRDMILNFIAAGKDTTASALSWFFYMMCKHFDIQEKIALEVREATGLNNTSSIDELAANLTEEALSKMQYLHAALTETLRLYPTVPLDAKVCFSDDIWPDGFNVKKGEMVVYQSYSMGRMEFLWGDDAEEFRPERWLDENGNFKEESPFKFISFNAGPRICLGKEYGYMQMKIVSAVLLGSYKFKMSDEKKLVNYKTMFTLHIDGGLHVNASPRV